Proteins encoded by one window of Nitrospirota bacterium:
- the rho gene encoding transcription termination factor Rho, which translates to MHLAELKQKSIADLNEVARDLKIDGAPNLRKQELIFAILQAQTANNGVVFGEGVLETLPDGFGFLRAPDSNYLPGPDDIYISPSQIRRFNLRTGDIVSGQIRPPKESERYFALLKVEKVNYEDPEVSRDKILFDNLTPLYPEERLVLEFDREEYCTRVMDLTTPIGKGQRGLIVAAPRTGKTMLLQAIARAILKNHKEVTLIVLLIDERPEEVTDWQRQVKAEVISSTFDEPAQRHAQVAEMVLEKAKRLVEHKKDVVVLLDSITRLARAYNTIAPPSGKVLSGGLDSNALQRPKRFFGAARNIENGGSLTIMATALVDTGSRMDDVIFEEFKGTGNMEVHLDRRLADKRLFPAIDISQSGTRKEELLVDKDRLNKMWILRKVLSPLGTMEAMEFLMDKLHGTKTNQEFLQSMNR; encoded by the coding sequence ATGCATCTCGCGGAGCTAAAGCAGAAGTCCATCGCCGATCTCAATGAGGTGGCGCGCGATCTGAAGATCGATGGAGCACCTAATCTGCGGAAGCAGGAATTGATTTTTGCGATTCTTCAGGCGCAGACCGCGAATAACGGCGTGGTCTTCGGCGAGGGCGTGCTCGAAACGCTCCCTGATGGGTTCGGATTTCTCCGCGCTCCCGATTCGAACTATCTTCCCGGTCCCGACGATATCTACATCTCACCCTCTCAAATCAGGCGTTTCAATCTGCGTACCGGCGACATTGTGTCCGGGCAGATTCGTCCGCCGAAGGAGAGTGAACGGTATTTCGCCTTACTCAAGGTCGAGAAGGTCAACTACGAAGATCCCGAAGTGTCCCGCGACAAGATTCTGTTTGATAACCTGACGCCGCTCTATCCGGAGGAGCGGCTGGTCCTCGAATTCGACCGTGAAGAATATTGCACCAGGGTGATGGATCTCACGACTCCGATCGGCAAGGGCCAGCGTGGATTAATCGTCGCGGCTCCCCGAACCGGGAAAACGATGCTGCTCCAGGCCATCGCCCGGGCCATTCTGAAAAATCACAAGGAAGTGACCTTGATCGTGCTGCTCATCGATGAACGGCCGGAAGAAGTCACAGACTGGCAGCGGCAGGTGAAGGCCGAAGTCATCAGCTCCACTTTCGATGAGCCGGCCCAGCGTCATGCTCAAGTGGCTGAGATGGTACTCGAAAAAGCCAAGCGACTGGTCGAACATAAAAAAGATGTCGTCGTTCTGCTGGACAGCATTACCCGTCTGGCTCGTGCCTACAATACCATTGCGCCCCCAAGCGGCAAGGTCTTATCGGGAGGTCTGGACTCGAACGCGCTCCAGCGGCCAAAGCGGTTCTTCGGGGCGGCTCGAAACATCGAAAACGGCGGCAGCCTCACCATTATGGCGACCGCGCTTGTCGACACCGGCAGCAGGATGGATGATGTAATTTTTGAAGAGTTCAAAGGGACCGGCAATATGGAAGTCCATCTCGATCGCCGTTTGGCCGACAAGCGGCTCTTCCCGGCCATCGATATCAGTCAGTCCGGGACGAGAAAAGAAGAATTGTTGGTGGACAAGGATCGTCTCAACAAGATGTGGATTCTGCGCAAGGTATTGAGTCCGTTAGGGACGATGGAAGCCATGGAATTTCTGATGGACAAGTTGCATGGCACCAAGACAAATCAGGAATTCCTGCAGTCAATGAATCGATAA
- the prfA gene encoding peptide chain release factor 1, translated as MEAALLKKWEVVAARYDELTNQLMDPSMMSQPAQLHKVNKERTDIEPVAKLLATYRDNAKQLEEAAQILADPRAGVELHKMAEDESVTLEQQQHEIERQAQELLIPKDPRDEKSLLLEIRAGTGGDEAALFAGALFRMYSKYAEVKGFKVDVVEATETGGGGYKGVVALIEGKGAYSHFKFEAGVHRVQRVPVTEASGRIHTSTVTVAVMPEVDEVDVQIDPMDLRIDTFCSSGAGGQSVNTTKSAVRITHIPTGVVVSCQDERSQLKNRNKAMRTLRARIVEAERERQEAEIAQSRKAQVGTGERSEKIRTYNFPQNRVTDHRVGVTLHKLEQVLEGDLDELVQALKAQRQQEVGAA; from the coding sequence ATGGAAGCAGCCTTATTGAAGAAATGGGAAGTGGTGGCAGCGCGATATGATGAGCTGACGAATCAGCTCATGGACCCCTCTATGATGAGCCAACCGGCGCAACTGCATAAAGTCAATAAGGAGCGGACAGACATCGAACCGGTGGCCAAGCTTCTGGCCACCTATCGGGACAATGCCAAGCAGTTGGAGGAAGCCGCTCAAATTCTTGCGGATCCCAGGGCCGGGGTCGAGTTGCATAAGATGGCGGAGGATGAGAGCGTCACGCTTGAGCAACAGCAGCATGAGATCGAGCGGCAAGCCCAGGAGTTGCTCATCCCCAAAGACCCACGCGACGAGAAGAGTCTGCTCCTCGAAATCCGTGCCGGGACCGGTGGTGATGAGGCGGCACTCTTTGCCGGTGCGTTATTTCGGATGTATAGCAAGTACGCTGAGGTCAAGGGTTTCAAGGTCGATGTGGTCGAAGCCACCGAAACAGGGGGCGGGGGCTACAAGGGCGTTGTCGCGCTGATAGAAGGCAAGGGCGCCTACAGTCACTTCAAGTTCGAAGCAGGGGTGCACCGTGTCCAGCGTGTCCCGGTCACAGAAGCCAGTGGCCGGATTCATACCTCGACCGTTACCGTCGCTGTCATGCCTGAGGTGGATGAGGTGGATGTGCAGATCGATCCCATGGATCTCCGGATCGATACCTTCTGCTCATCCGGCGCCGGAGGGCAGAGTGTCAATACGACAAAATCGGCGGTGCGGATCACCCATATCCCGACCGGTGTGGTGGTCAGTTGCCAGGACGAGCGGTCGCAGCTGAAGAATCGTAACAAGGCGATGCGGACCCTGCGAGCTAGAATCGTTGAGGCAGAGAGGGAGAGGCAGGAAGCGGAAATCGCCCAGAGCCGTAAGGCTCAGGTCGGCACGGGCGAGCGAAGCGAGAAAATCCGCACCTACAACTTCCCGCAGAATCGTGTGACTGATCATCGCGTCGGTGTGACCTTACATAAGTTGGAACAGGTGCTCGAGGGCGACCTTGACGAACTTGTCCAGGCTTTGAAGGCGCAGCGGCAGCAGGAAGTGGGAGCGGCATAA
- a CDS encoding type 1 glutamine amidotransferase, producing the protein MLRAICLQHVPFEGPGAFATALAARGVSLERYLVPQRGLPKDAGDVLIVMGGPMSVNDPDPWITEETEFIRAAILASKPVIGVCLGSQFMAKALGAKVRSGKELEIGMTPVHLTKEGKSDPVFGACPETFQVFEWHGEVFDLPESCVPLAGSEIAPLQAFRYGARAYGLLFHVEMEPSGIDSLCLECAPDLMRAGLAGEKVKSTALSHLPQLHRTADRLVAHLLDSAR; encoded by the coding sequence ATGCTCCGAGCCATTTGCCTCCAACACGTCCCTTTTGAAGGGCCGGGAGCCTTCGCGACGGCGCTGGCTGCGCGCGGGGTAAGCCTGGAACGCTACCTCGTCCCGCAACGAGGACTGCCGAAGGATGCGGGCGATGTGTTGATCGTCATGGGTGGGCCGATGTCGGTGAATGATCCTGACCCCTGGATTACCGAGGAGACGGAGTTCATTCGAGCAGCGATCTTGGCCAGCAAGCCGGTGATCGGCGTTTGTCTTGGCAGTCAATTTATGGCGAAGGCGCTGGGAGCCAAGGTACGATCCGGCAAAGAACTGGAGATTGGGATGACACCTGTTCATCTCACGAAAGAGGGCAAGAGTGATCCCGTGTTCGGTGCCTGCCCCGAGACCTTCCAGGTCTTTGAATGGCATGGCGAGGTGTTCGATCTGCCGGAGTCTTGCGTACCGCTAGCCGGTTCCGAGATTGCCCCGTTACAGGCCTTCCGTTATGGTGCACGAGCCTATGGGCTTCTTTTTCATGTGGAGATGGAGCCGTCTGGCATCGACTCGCTGTGCCTGGAATGTGCGCCAGACCTCATGAGGGCAGGTCTGGCTGGAGAGAAAGTCAAATCGACCGCACTTTCTCATCTCCCACAACTCCATCGAACCGCCGATCGGTTGGTTGCCCATCTGCTAGATTCTGCACGTTGA
- the prmC gene encoding peptide chain release factor N(5)-glutamine methyltransferase produces MDAVAPIPQSARQVTVGTVIAEARRMLEQAGIESAGQEAFWIVEHLLHLPPHHVVAEKDRLLSHAELLAARELIKRRVGREPLQYILGTQEFCGLEFTVNQAVLIPRPETELLVEYAAQRIPVEQQANIIDVCTGSGCIAVAIARLRPRARVIATDLSSRSLDVARQNATRHTGCERITWLEGDLLEPLAEQGLEGAVDVIVSNPPYIAEADWATLQPEVRLFEPRGALVAGPQGTELHECLLRESGRYVRPGGALIMEIGAGQARAMRRIVDRIPGYRFHRLVYDAAGLERVVIIERVGT; encoded by the coding sequence ATGGATGCAGTTGCGCCGATTCCCCAGTCAGCAAGACAAGTGACAGTCGGTACGGTGATTGCCGAGGCGCGAAGGATGTTGGAGCAGGCCGGTATCGAGAGCGCGGGGCAAGAGGCATTCTGGATCGTGGAGCACCTCCTTCATCTTCCCCCACATCATGTGGTCGCCGAGAAAGATCGACTGTTGTCCCATGCCGAGCTGTTGGCTGCGAGAGAGCTGATCAAGCGGCGGGTTGGTCGTGAACCGTTGCAGTACATTCTGGGGACCCAGGAATTTTGTGGTTTGGAGTTTACGGTGAACCAAGCGGTGCTCATTCCAAGGCCGGAGACCGAGTTGTTGGTTGAATACGCGGCGCAGCGGATTCCCGTCGAGCAACAGGCAAACATCATCGATGTCTGTACGGGGTCTGGGTGCATTGCCGTGGCGATAGCACGTCTGCGGCCTCGTGCGCGGGTGATTGCGACCGATCTCTCAAGCCGATCGCTCGATGTCGCCAGACAGAATGCCACCCGCCATACGGGATGCGAGCGCATCACGTGGTTGGAGGGCGACTTATTGGAACCATTGGCGGAGCAGGGGCTGGAAGGGGCCGTTGACGTCATCGTCTCGAACCCTCCTTATATTGCGGAGGCCGATTGGGCAACACTGCAGCCGGAAGTACGCCTATTCGAACCGCGAGGGGCGCTGGTGGCAGGGCCTCAAGGGACGGAGTTACACGAATGTTTGCTACGGGAGTCCGGTCGGTACGTACGTCCGGGCGGCGCCCTGATCATGGAAATCGGCGCCGGCCAGGCTCGTGCGATGCGTCGGATTGTTGACCGGATACCAGGGTATCGATTTCATCGATTGGTCTATGATGCGGCGGGGCTTGAACGGGTTGTCATCATAGAGCGGGTAGGGACGTAA
- a CDS encoding methyltransferase domain-containing protein, producing MNLEKVERVYTSYAKIYDRVFGKVFHEGRQSVIRNLNAQCDEKILEVGVGTGLALPMYPRHCQIVGIDFSEGMLDQAKQRAAEHCMDHVQLHRMDAAAMEFKDDSFDTVVAAYVVTAVPDYRKVVSEMIRVCRPGGRIIMLNHFSNDNKFIAAIEKVLSPITKNLGWRTDLALQTVLEGTQLHVSRKQNVNPFRLWALVECVNEKYVNGKTHINGSKNGNGAAAYVHRNGTHLTEPAPGEALV from the coding sequence ATGAATTTAGAAAAAGTTGAGCGTGTGTATACATCCTACGCGAAAATCTACGATCGAGTTTTCGGGAAAGTGTTTCACGAAGGGCGCCAGTCAGTGATCCGGAATTTGAATGCCCAGTGTGATGAAAAAATCCTCGAAGTGGGAGTCGGAACAGGACTGGCCTTGCCGATGTACCCGCGCCATTGCCAGATCGTCGGCATTGATTTTTCGGAAGGCATGCTGGACCAAGCGAAGCAGCGAGCGGCAGAACACTGTATGGACCATGTTCAACTCCACCGAATGGACGCAGCCGCGATGGAATTCAAGGACGACAGTTTCGATACCGTCGTCGCAGCCTACGTCGTGACCGCTGTCCCCGACTACCGCAAAGTCGTCAGCGAAATGATACGTGTTTGCCGGCCTGGCGGACGGATCATCATGCTGAATCACTTCAGTAATGATAATAAGTTCATCGCCGCCATCGAAAAAGTGCTTTCCCCCATCACGAAGAACCTAGGATGGCGGACGGATCTGGCACTCCAGACTGTGCTGGAAGGGACGCAGCTCCACGTCTCCCGGAAGCAGAATGTGAACCCGTTTCGACTCTGGGCCCTGGTGGAATGTGTGAACGAAAAATATGTGAACGGCAAGACGCACATCAACGGCAGCAAGAACGGGAACGGCGCTGCGGCCTATGTCCATCGCAACGGCACACATTTGACGGAGCCAGCCCCCGGTGAGGCGCTGGTGTAA
- a CDS encoding pantoate--beta-alanine ligase — protein MKIIRTARSMASWSDRLHREGVTIGFVPTMGALHDGHRSLIRTARLCCDALVVSIFVNPSQFSPTEDLSTYSRPIARDRALCREEGVDTCFEPAAQTMYPQGFQTTVTVPALARRWEGAARPHHFAGVATVVTKLFCMVRPHLALFGQKDYQQAALVRQLVDDLNLGVRIQVGPTVREPDGLAMSSRNIYLNADERRIAPLLSQALRSGQQMIEDGTSDVMVIERVMRQTLEQAPTIHVEYLAVCDQNSLEPLSVVADRAVLLGAVRIGAIRLIDNLLAKTPARKSRATG, from the coding sequence ATGAAGATTATCCGCACTGCACGATCCATGGCGTCATGGAGCGATCGACTCCACCGTGAAGGTGTGACCATCGGATTCGTCCCCACGATGGGCGCGCTGCACGACGGCCACCGCTCCCTCATTCGGACCGCTCGATTATGCTGTGATGCACTCGTCGTCAGTATCTTTGTGAACCCTTCACAGTTCAGCCCAACTGAAGATTTGTCGACTTATTCCCGCCCGATTGCCCGCGATCGGGCACTGTGCCGCGAGGAAGGGGTGGATACCTGTTTTGAACCGGCAGCCCAGACCATGTACCCCCAGGGCTTTCAGACGACCGTGACAGTCCCGGCGCTTGCGCGCCGATGGGAAGGAGCAGCCAGGCCCCATCACTTCGCCGGCGTCGCCACGGTGGTGACAAAACTCTTCTGCATGGTACGGCCCCATCTCGCCCTATTCGGCCAGAAAGATTACCAACAGGCAGCCCTGGTTCGACAACTGGTGGATGACCTCAATCTCGGTGTGAGAATTCAGGTAGGCCCGACCGTCAGAGAGCCGGATGGGCTGGCCATGAGTTCTCGCAACATCTATCTCAATGCCGACGAACGTCGGATTGCCCCCTTGCTCTCTCAGGCACTCCGATCAGGCCAGCAGATGATCGAGGATGGGACAAGCGACGTGATGGTGATCGAGCGAGTCATGCGGCAGACGCTTGAACAGGCACCGACCATTCATGTCGAGTACCTGGCCGTCTGTGACCAGAACAGTCTGGAACCTCTGTCCGTCGTCGCAGATCGTGCGGTACTCTTGGGGGCGGTCCGGATCGGGGCGATCCGATTGATCGATAACCTTTTAGCAAAAACACCGGCCAGGAAGAGTCGCGCAACAGGTTGA
- the folK gene encoding 2-amino-4-hydroxy-6-hydroxymethyldihydropteridine diphosphokinase: protein MGRETVFIGFGSNVGDRVDFCDRAVTLLTLLPHSQVVGISLLYETEPVYDHAQPGDGWFLNGVVQLETDVTPKSLMAILREIELALGRDADDRSGPRTIDLDILFYGQQIINEPDLVVPHPRMHQRRFVLMPLSELDPLFLHPALQRTISQLLAEAGKQSEVRLLFPQPSTRYGSRPSCSTHPGS from the coding sequence ATGGGACGGGAAACGGTCTTCATCGGATTTGGGTCCAACGTCGGGGACCGGGTGGATTTCTGCGACCGTGCGGTGACGCTCTTGACCCTGTTGCCACACTCGCAAGTCGTGGGTATATCGTTGCTGTATGAAACAGAACCAGTGTACGACCATGCTCAACCAGGCGATGGGTGGTTCCTGAACGGCGTCGTGCAACTTGAGACGGATGTCACGCCGAAGAGCCTCATGGCTATTTTGCGGGAGATCGAACTCGCACTTGGCCGGGACGCGGACGATCGATCCGGCCCCAGGACCATCGATCTGGATATTCTGTTCTACGGCCAACAGATTATCAACGAACCGGACCTTGTGGTGCCGCATCCCCGGATGCACCAGCGCCGATTTGTCCTCATGCCGCTGAGCGAACTTGACCCCCTATTCCTACATCCGGCACTCCAGCGCACGATCAGTCAGTTACTTGCCGAGGCTGGAAAGCAGTCCGAGGTTCGACTGCTATTTCCCCAGCCTTCTACCCGCTATGGGTCTCGCCCTTCCTGCAGCACGCATCCAGGCTCATGA
- a CDS encoding nucleoside triphosphate pyrophosphohydrolase family protein — translation MPDKQAMVEAFHRTFDITVNPVPTVADKQTCGLRVTLIQEEFDELKQALVAEDLSSIAKEMADLLYVVYGTAVSYGIDMDPVFREVHRSNMSKVGGYKREDGKWVKPATYSPARIEPILAEQGSVQPKVCSGPGDDCTDQITGRPLSL, via the coding sequence ATGCCAGACAAACAGGCCATGGTAGAAGCCTTCCACCGGACATTCGATATCACTGTCAATCCAGTTCCGACCGTCGCCGACAAGCAGACCTGTGGGCTACGCGTCACACTCATTCAGGAGGAGTTCGATGAGTTGAAACAGGCCCTGGTGGCAGAAGATCTTTCGTCCATTGCAAAAGAAATGGCAGACCTCCTCTATGTCGTCTATGGCACCGCTGTGTCCTATGGCATCGACATGGACCCAGTTTTCAGAGAAGTGCATCGGTCTAACATGAGCAAAGTCGGTGGCTATAAGCGGGAAGATGGGAAGTGGGTGAAGCCGGCTACATATTCCCCTGCCCGCATCGAACCGATTCTAGCGGAGCAAGGGTCGGTCCAACCCAAGGTCTGTTCTGGTCCAGGGGACGACTGCACTGACCAAATCACAGGACGTCCTTTATCCCTGTAA
- the rmuC gene encoding DNA recombination protein RmuC, with translation MIDSAVFGAGVLVGGILGALIVGFWVASRVRASLQAQLLITGERAQRAESLADELRRQAEEDRCDLNRLRQDLAEASQARAVAETRAAETALHLNEQQTLLAQARQELAETFQALSGEALKQNNEAFLNLARSSFATLQVEAKGDLAQRQQAIDNLVKPLQDTLHRYDDQLRQLEQSRQAAYGGLDQHLKLLAESQQRLQSETGNLVKALRAPAIRGQWGEITLKRVAELAGMVAHCDFFEQESIASDEGRLRPDMVVQLPGGRQIIVDAKTVLAGYLDAHEASTEEQRLEGLRRHAAQVRSRMDELSLKAYWNQFAQAPEFVVLFLPGEQFLGAALEHDPRLIEDGFLRSVVLATPTTLMALLRAVAYGWRQERLTEHAEEAGRLGKDLYERMAVLTEHVNDVGQALGKSVLAYNKAVGSLETRILPAARRFKELGVSSEKEIPMLDPVELVSRKALPFDSE, from the coding sequence ATGATTGACAGCGCGGTCTTTGGTGCGGGGGTTCTCGTCGGAGGCATCCTCGGCGCGCTGATTGTCGGGTTCTGGGTTGCGTCCCGCGTACGCGCGAGTCTTCAGGCGCAATTGCTGATTACCGGTGAACGGGCGCAGCGCGCAGAGTCCCTGGCAGACGAATTACGCCGCCAAGCTGAGGAAGATCGTTGTGATCTCAATCGGCTCAGGCAGGATCTTGCGGAGGCCTCCCAAGCCCGTGCGGTGGCGGAGACCAGGGCAGCGGAGACCGCGCTCCATCTCAATGAACAACAGACTCTGCTGGCTCAAGCCAGACAGGAATTGGCTGAGACCTTCCAAGCTCTTTCCGGCGAAGCCCTCAAACAGAACAACGAAGCCTTTCTCAACCTGGCCCGCAGCTCATTCGCGACGCTCCAAGTCGAGGCTAAAGGCGATCTCGCCCAGCGGCAACAGGCGATCGATAATCTGGTCAAACCCCTTCAAGACACGCTGCATCGATACGACGATCAGCTCCGGCAGCTCGAGCAATCTCGGCAAGCCGCCTACGGAGGCCTCGACCAGCATCTCAAGCTCTTGGCCGAATCGCAGCAGCGGCTGCAGTCAGAGACCGGCAACCTGGTAAAGGCATTGCGCGCGCCGGCCATCCGCGGCCAATGGGGAGAAATCACGCTCAAGCGCGTGGCAGAGTTGGCCGGCATGGTCGCCCATTGCGATTTTTTCGAACAGGAGTCTATTGCGAGTGACGAAGGACGGCTTCGCCCTGACATGGTCGTGCAGCTGCCGGGCGGGCGGCAGATCATCGTGGACGCCAAGACTGTTTTGGCTGGTTATCTGGATGCGCACGAAGCTTCGACCGAGGAGCAGCGTCTTGAAGGCCTGCGCCGTCATGCAGCTCAAGTCCGGTCGCGGATGGATGAATTAAGTCTGAAAGCCTACTGGAATCAATTCGCGCAGGCCCCGGAATTTGTCGTGCTGTTTCTGCCAGGCGAACAGTTTCTTGGCGCAGCGCTGGAGCACGATCCACGGCTCATCGAGGATGGGTTCCTCCGAAGCGTGGTTCTTGCCACCCCTACGACGCTCATGGCGCTTTTACGGGCAGTCGCCTATGGATGGCGACAGGAGCGATTAACCGAGCATGCGGAGGAAGCCGGACGGTTGGGGAAGGACCTCTACGAGCGGATGGCCGTGCTGACAGAACATGTGAATGACGTCGGACAGGCGCTCGGGAAGAGCGTCCTGGCATACAACAAGGCAGTCGGGTCGCTCGAAACGAGAATCCTGCCAGCGGCCAGACGGTTCAAGGAGCTTGGGGTCTCATCGGAGAAAGAGATTCCCATGTTGGATCCGGTAGAACTGGTTTCCCGTAAGGCGTTGCCGTTTGACAGTGAATAA
- the rpmE gene encoding 50S ribosomal protein L31 → MKKGIHPVYREVAVHCACGNKYKTRSTGGDINVDICSNCHPFFTGTQKIIDTEGRVERFKKKYAKKAK, encoded by the coding sequence ATGAAGAAGGGTATTCATCCCGTGTATCGGGAGGTCGCGGTGCATTGTGCCTGCGGCAACAAATATAAAACCCGGTCGACGGGTGGCGATATCAATGTCGATATTTGTTCGAACTGTCATCCATTTTTTACCGGGACGCAGAAGATCATTGATACCGAAGGGCGCGTTGAACGGTTTAAGAAGAAGTACGCGAAAAAAGCCAAGTAG
- a CDS encoding LL-diaminopimelate aminotransferase produces the protein MAGFPIEVATRIKTLPPYLFAAIDKMKQAAISKGVDIINLGIGDPDLPTPAPIIESLALAAKNAKHHQYPSYEGMPAFRKAVADWYKRRFNVTLDPANEVLTLIGSKEGIGHIHLAFVDPGDTVLVPSPGYPVYPVGTSFSGGVSHLMPLTKAKGFLPDLTAIPKDVARKAKLMWLNSPNNPTSVIMSKDYFKRVVEFAQENQVIVCHDAAYSEIYYDGKRPTSFMEIDGAKDVGVEFHSLSKTYNMTGWRIGFAVGHKDVLAGLGKVKSNLDSGVFEAVQAAGITALGLDDSVTDGIRKIYQERRDTLVPGLKKLGLEVDLPPAAFYIWVTVPNGYTSASFTAHLLEKAGIVTTPGNGFGAPGEGYIRMTVCTTKERLAEAVERMKKAGF, from the coding sequence ATGGCCGGTTTCCCCATTGAAGTTGCCACTCGAATTAAGACTCTGCCTCCTTATCTGTTCGCCGCGATCGATAAGATGAAGCAGGCCGCAATTTCCAAGGGTGTCGATATCATCAATCTCGGCATCGGTGATCCTGATCTGCCGACGCCGGCTCCGATTATCGAGAGCTTGGCCTTAGCGGCAAAGAACGCGAAACATCACCAATATCCCTCCTACGAAGGTATGCCGGCGTTCCGCAAAGCGGTAGCCGATTGGTACAAACGCCGATTCAATGTGACGCTCGATCCGGCGAACGAAGTCCTGACCTTGATCGGGTCTAAAGAAGGGATCGGTCACATTCATCTGGCATTCGTCGATCCTGGCGATACCGTGCTCGTGCCCAGCCCTGGATATCCCGTCTATCCGGTCGGCACAAGTTTCTCAGGGGGTGTGTCACACCTCATGCCGCTGACGAAGGCGAAGGGGTTCCTACCAGACCTGACTGCAATTCCGAAAGACGTCGCCAGGAAAGCGAAGTTGATGTGGCTGAATTCCCCGAACAATCCAACGTCGGTCATCATGAGCAAGGACTACTTCAAGCGCGTGGTGGAGTTCGCGCAAGAGAACCAGGTGATCGTCTGTCACGACGCGGCCTATTCAGAGATTTACTACGACGGAAAGCGCCCCACGAGCTTCATGGAAATCGACGGAGCCAAAGACGTCGGTGTGGAGTTCCACTCACTCTCGAAAACATACAACATGACCGGCTGGCGTATCGGTTTTGCCGTCGGCCATAAAGACGTCTTGGCCGGACTTGGCAAGGTGAAAAGCAATCTGGACTCCGGCGTGTTCGAAGCAGTGCAGGCCGCCGGGATTACGGCGCTGGGACTGGATGATTCCGTGACCGACGGCATTCGAAAGATCTATCAAGAGCGGCGCGACACATTGGTGCCGGGCTTGAAGAAGCTCGGCCTGGAAGTCGATCTGCCGCCTGCTGCATTCTATATCTGGGTGACCGTTCCTAACGGGTATACTTCCGCTTCGTTCACCGCCCACTTGCTGGAGAAGGCTGGGATCGTGACGACGCCAGGCAATGGGTTCGGCGCGCCGGGCGAAGGGTATATCAGGATGACGGTCTGCACGACGAAGGAACGGTTAGCAGAGGCGGTTGAGCGTATGAAGAAGGCGGGATTTTAG